In Oryza sativa Japonica Group chromosome 1, ASM3414082v1, the genomic stretch CTGAATGTTAAGGTGCATAAACAGTCAGTACAGCCATTATTAACCTCGCCAGAAGTTTTAGGCCCATCATTATATGCCAGACAAACCATTACCTATATGATGAGATCAGATTAAAAAGCCCTAATTCTCATCGTGCTCATTTGCTCATTACATCTGCATTGCACCATCCAAGATCCATATCTGCATATCCATAGCTGATACAGCTCCATCGTGAAAACGTTTATTCCTCTACAAGGTTTTGCATGCTACTACTAATGCACTATACCTTTAGACATTCCCAGGTTACAATACCGAGTAAACAAGCTGCCTAACAAACATTACAATACTTGATATGTTGTATGATCCTGAAGGCCCTAGCCAAGCAATTCAAGCAGACTCGGCGAACCCAATCCTGTTTTTGCCAAAGTCGAAGACAGTGTGGTATGCAGCCATGAACACGTCTCCAAGAATCCTGCAAAAACGCAATGCAACAAGATGGGTCAGATAACGAGAAGCTAAACGTCAAACGGTCAAAGAACCTAACAACATGGAGCTCCCGCTTCTTGATGACAGTGTAATTTGTGTACCAGAGTGGGCCGCGTGGAGGTGGCACGTCGAACGCCATGAACCCGCTGATGCAAACAGTTTGACCTTGCTGCTCCAGCTTCACTACGTACTGCATAGTTGAAGAAGACGACGGTGAGATTTAGAAAAGCATGAGTATAGCTTAAGAGGATGGGCCAAGTGTGTCACTGAGGGAGCCACCTGCTCTGGTGTCAAGGTGAAGGTCTTGTTTGCTATGGTGAATGAAAGGTTCGGCATGTTTGAGATCTCATCGCAGTCGACTGCCGATTCGCCATTGGGGCTTGGGAGACGCTCGCAGAGCTTCGGTAAATTGGGATTGGAATGTTATGCTTTGCAATCAGGAAAGGCTGGTGCGACATAGCAAAGGACGTAATGATCACTACTTACCTGGTCAGCATATTGCAAAATGAGCTCCCTTGTTTGGTTATGTCGGAGCTGATTCTGTATCCAGACAACAGCCATCTCGCAAGCAGTGCAGGAAAGATCTGAGCCCACCTTTTCTTTATCAACAACAGACTCTATATTGTTTCTACATATTCATTCGTGAAACAAGTCTGTCATGGAAAGGGAACAAAAAGGAGGAACATAGATATATTAAGATGGCAATTAAAATGTCATGTATGTGTTGTGCTGACCTGACAGAACGAGTACCATCAAATGCACAGAGACCAATCTGAGAGCACAGTTTCATGGGGCTTGCCTGCTCAGTCAcaaaattattttatatttggTCAGAGAATCCAAGATCAATGAAAAAAATGAAGCatcacaagaaaaattcaatcCAATGTTCAGACAAGTGGCAAACCTGTGCTATGAGCATCTCGAGGATCATGTCCCCGTAGTCCCGCACAACTTGTTTGCATTCCATACTAACAATTCCCTCAGCTCCAATTGCGTGATTAATTTGAGCAACAATAGTCTGACAGCAGTAGAAAAGGCAAATATGTAAGCTGTACTGTGATTGCAAAACATTTTTCAAATGCACATTCCATCAATCAGGATGTATTTTACGTTCCTAGATGAGAAACTGCAAAGTACCACTTTTTTTGTGTGTTAATTTGTGTTAACTTCTAGTACCACACTAAAGGACCATAACATTAGTTAGAGATTGAAGGTTACATACTGTTGGGCCACCGAGCAATGAAGTCCCTGAATCCGCAATAGCGGCGCAACCACCAGAACAGAACCCAGTTGAGTAGTCATCAATAAGAAGATCCCCCATCTCAAACTGCCAGTAGCCTTTGCGGGTAACAGGAACATATGTATGGCTCCCCTTGTAATGATTTGGGTCTACACCACCAAAGATTAACTCACCCCCTGTCGGTGCATCAGGATCGCGGTTGAGCCAGAAGGAGAATACATCCTTCTCGATCAGTTGCTGCTCTTTCATTCCCTGCCTGTTTTTCCCCATATCACATAGAACAGTGTTAAAACATAATCATCACTTAGGTAGTGACATAATCACAATTTATAAAATGGTCTGAGTAGGTACCAAATTGGAGGGGCTCCTCCCACAGAGATCTCCGGAAATCCAAGTCCAAGAATTCCATCAAACTTCCCGATGATGAAAGTAAGGCTCGGTTCCCTGGTTGTCTCAATGAACATCTGAAAGAAAAATGGACCTGCAGCATCAACAATGATGCATCTAAATGTTTTACTGAGACAATAGTGCGATAAGTCACCTGATTTTTCACAGCAAGATCCCCAACTAGCACGCTATCCTCACTGAAGAAACCAGCAATTGATCCAGACCCATAGGAAATGCTGCAAGATTCTCCTGAAAATAAAAATCCCAATAACAGTATAAGGGTCTTAATAGACATTGGTTTTACTTGCCAAAAGGATCTACAATATTGAGATGCCACTGGATCTATCATACCATTCTTTTTGTAACTGCTCGACCCTTTTGACTTGTACCTGTGGTGTAAGTAGCATGCTATCTGGAAAGCATAGACATCAAAACATCAAACATTCTTCCTTACAAAAATACAGTCATTTTCTACTGTATACGTGCACAATAGTTTCATAAGTCTGTTAGGTGATGAACCTACCGAAAAATAACATTTCACTGATGGAACCCACAAGTTGGAGCTTCCAGTGTCGAATATCACAGTGAAGTTCTGTGGTGGAGTGCCGATGCCGATCTCTCCAAAGTACTGCGTGTCCAGGTAGTTGTCCAAAGGAACTATGTCATCACCTAAACCGTCGGCTCTCAGACGATGGCTTTCCTCCCTTGCCAATTTTGCACCGTCCAAGGTCTTCTTGTCCAATCTCTTCTTATTCAGGCTAATTCTCAGCAATCCATCAGGAGAAGCATGAAGCAGAACTGCGCATGACAGAATCCACAAGCAAGTGACCAGGCAAAGATGGTTCCGTCCCATCGTGCTTGAACCACCTAAGGTATAAAAGCTAATTAATCAGCAGAATACGGGAAAATAGACAACAAATTATCCTATGATAGGTTATCATTTGGAAAATATAGACAACAAATTAAAAGGAAGAGCGCATGGATATCTTGAAATTGTAAACCGGTATCATTAAGAAGGGTTCATCACGTTGAGCTGTTTGACTTCCAGTGTCGAATATATGCTATTATGGCAGGAAATTCAGAAATTGGACATAGATATTTAATTGACATGTAAAAATGGAGCCATGGAGTTGAAGTTCCATCATCCTTGGACAAATATCAAGAAAGGCACCAAAGTTCACAAGAACAAAGAGAGTGAGAATCAAAGAACTGATATACCAATATGTCAAGGTTAAGGCTCATACTGAGGCATCACAGTAGAGATAATTATGCACCACAGAGTGATAGGATCCCAAATAA encodes the following:
- the LOC4325154 gene encoding aspartic proteinase-like precursor; the encoded protein is MGRNHLCLVTCLWILSCAVLLHASPDGLLRISLNKKRLDKKTLDGAKLAREESHRLRADGLGDDIVPLDNYLDTQYFGEIGIGTPPQNFTVIFDTGSSNLWVPSVKCYFSIACYLHHRYKSKGSSSYKKNGESCSISYGSGSIAGFFSEDSVLVGDLAVKNQMFIETTREPSLTFIIGKFDGILGLGFPEISVGGAPPIWQGMKEQQLIEKDVFSFWLNRDPDAPTGGELIFGGVDPNHYKGSHTYVPVTRKGYWQFEMGDLLIDDYSTGFCSGGCAAIADSGTSLLGGPTTIVAQINHAIGAEGIVSMECKQVVRDYGDMILEMLIAQASPMKLCSQIGLCAFDGTRSVRNNIESVVDKEKVGSDLSCTACEMAVVWIQNQLRHNQTRELILQYADQLCERLPSPNGESAVDCDEISNMPNLSFTIANKTFTLTPEQYVVKLEQQGQTVCISGFMAFDVPPPRGPLWILGDVFMAAYHTVFDFGKNRIGFAESA